The Leishmania infantum JPCM5 genome chromosome 28 sequence CTCCTTTCAACCGTCCTTTGTGTCTTTGCGCAAACAATACCTGCGCGGCAAGGCGGTGCGGCcctgtcgtcgccgccggagCCGTTGCCTGCAAGCGGGCTTTCAAAACAAAGAATGCATCTTCGTGGTTTTTCGAATGGACGCCCTCTCACCAGTTGGCAATGATGCCGAGCAGCGACGATGTGGGGACAGAGAAAGCCGGCATGAAGTGCATTCGTACTAAAAAAAAGCAACTCGGCGGGAAGGCTGTGATTGGCAAGAAGACATTCCACGAGAAGGTGCACTCGGGTTTTGGCAGGTGTGGCAAAGCCAGTCTTTGTGGCAACAGAGAAACAGGGCTGCAGGAATCCATAGCGATTAGGGAATGCACGACTCTGTGCCGTCTGAGACAGACACCAGGATGCCCTCTCCGTAAGCCATAGCGCATCAGGCGATACGGTTGAGGACGTGACTCTTTAGCCAAcgggaagaggaaaaaagaCAGCGCAGCTCCGAAAAGGCTTCATTTCTCATGCGAAGTTCCACATACTCACCCCAGTCGACAGGTTggctgcggcgtgcgccaTCTTCACGGACGATGCCGAATAGTCCGCGATGAAACTTGCTGCAGGTGACAGGCAGTGTTCCAGCCGCTGAGCAGCCCGTCAGCCACAACTCCGCCTTCGTGCGACGCCTGTACGGCGAGTGCCCGGCATAGTACCGTGCAAGCATCGTACGACGGGAATATCCGCCTTTTCCGAGAGGGCTACTTGATCAGTTGCGCTACCCAACAccacgaggcggcggcaccaaaCATGACCGGCGGCCATGACCCGCAAGGAGAGACGTTTACGCGTCAAACATCACAGCTCTTTCGCACTAGGGGCACACCACCCATGCTCGGGggcggcctcgccgccctctgcgGGAGCAGACACAGTTGTCATGGGGCAAGAAATGGCTCAGATCAAGAGGAACATGAAAGGGGCTACGAGGCGCTTGTGCCACCACAGAGGTCCACCGCGAGGACAGCAACGACGGCAGTCCAAGCGAAACCAAGCACACCGCGATGGAGAACAACGCtagcggcaacagcagcctcCTGTTCCCCCGCGTCGCTCTCCGCGCGTCGATCTGCCGCGGCACCTCGGTGCAAAGTCCGTGTGCTCCATGTCAGAGAGCTGGGTTGCTAAATTTGTGGGTGACAGTGTCACCCAAATGGGGAGCGCAGGAGAGGGTCACATCACAGAGTGACTGCGAATCCGCGCGAGGCtacggtgtgtgtgtgtgtgtatacgtGTTCTCAGCCCAGCAGACAAGGAGGACGGAGAAGCAGAATGACACCTTGAGAACCACAGCGGCTCACACGCAAGGCTGGGTAGCGGTGGCGACTGAGGaagacaccgccgcctttgccCCCGCGCAGGAACCTGGGCGCTGCCCGCGAGGATGAAGGCGTGCAGTCCAACCGAGTGTATCTGGCGCCGACTGCGCAGCGCGTATGTAACGATGGGACGGGAAAGGACAAGAAGAGCCTGTCTGGTGCACGGCCCGATACCATGGCAGGACGGCTCGTCCCAGACACGACCGGGATGTGGCCGTAGTGCAGTGGAGTTCGGCGGACTGTGatcgtgtatgcgtgtgcgcttgctCACTTGCTCGTGCTAGAGTGGCCACGtcgaaaacgaaagaaagTGCTTTTTGCGTCTCTGGTCTCTTCAATCTCTCTGAACTCGCgggtgatgtgtgtgtgtgcgcgctttcGAGCGGAGGCGCGTTTGACGTGCACTTCTCGGCCCCTATACGCTCTTCTTCCCCACCTTAATGCCCTTGCCTTCTGAGCAGACGAAGGGCTTATGATAGTCGCGAATGCACCGCACACTCGCCTATACAGAACCGCGTGTGGGCTCTCCATTCGAGACCGAAGAGCCTCCCTTGCCACGCGTGCAGGACAGACTCGAACAGCGGTATGAAAAGCGGGCGCCGGTATCCACCCCAAATTTgctgctttttctttcgcaTCATCATTAGAGCACTCGCACCGCTCCCCCCACATACTACAGGCCACGACAAGCGTGCGCGCCCTTTCATCTGACCGCGCTCCGTCGTCGAGAGAGGTAGAATGCCGTTCGAGCCGGTGCCAAAGAGTAAGCGAAGCTGTTCCCCCATTCGGTGGAACTCCATTCGCCTGCCGGCGAACTTGCAGGCCCTGCTCGCGGCGAGCAAGGAACGCACATTTGCTGCGAATGTGTCCATCTTCGAGGGATTTGGCTCCTTTCACTCCGAAAATGTTGAAGACCTCATCGCGGCGGACGAGGCAACCTACAAGCCCCCTGCGCATTTTCCGGCATTTGCGAAGCGTATTCTCTCCAAGTCGGAGATTGCCCGCGCTCTGATGGCGCCTCCGGAAAACGCGGCTCACTCGACGTTGCCTAGTGGGAGCCCCACCCGAAAGCGAAGCCGCTGCGAAGCGATGCattgcggcggtgccgtttCCTCGGTCGCACTCCGCAAGAGCCGAGTGGAGACGGCGCCGGAAGCCAACGCGTTTTCGGGGGCGGGCCACAACAACACGGACGACGTTACCGATGGCGATAGTGATCTGTGTAGTGATGAaagctgcttctcctccttctctgtcgTCGGTGCGTGGAGCGCCTCTGCGAAGTGCCAGATACGCGAGATGGCCAACCAAGCAGTGGAGCCCTGCGAGCTGGGCAACGCTTTCCGTTCTGAGCACTTCAATATCACCCCTGCTATGGTGCTTATCAATCACGGCGCGTTTGGCGGCACCTTGGTCGGTGCTATGCTGATCAAGTGGCTCTACGAGGAGCACATGGAGGCGGAAGTGGTGCGGTTTGTGGATCGGGAGCTGCTCCCACTGATCGTATACAGCATCCGCGCTCTGAGCCGCTTCCTGCACGCCGATCCACGccaggtggtgctgctgccaaaCGCCACTTTCGGCCTCAACTGCGCCATGCGCATGATTGTCAAGGATGACGTGGTCGCTTTTTTTGACACGGAGTACTTGGCGGTGTACAAGATGATGTGGCTTCGCTGTGAGGAGGTCGGCGCTTCCCTGCATGAGATCTGTCTGAACAGGTTTTTGCATGACCCGGAGGTGATGGGCGACAACACCGCTCTAACGGCGGAGATCTGCCGCCAGCTACCCGCCAACTGTACGACAGTTGTACTGGACTACGTGACGTCCACAAGTGCGCTCTGCTTCCCCGTCTTTACGCACATCATTCCAGCTCTGAGGCAACGTGGCGTGCGCAAGATCATTGTCGACGGCGCTCACGCGCCGTTGCAGGTTGAGCTGGACTTCAAGGCACTGCCGCCCGAGTCGCAGCCCTCCGTCTTTGTAGGCAACTTGCACAAGTGGTTCTCCTCGCCCAAGTCAGCGGGCTTCTTCTGGGTACGGTCGGATGACGTGGCGAAGATGCACAGCGTGGTGCTCTCGCACGGAGCCGGAGAGGGCCTCCTCTCGGAGTTTATCTGGGACGGCACACGTGACTACGGCACCTACCTATCGATTCCCGCGATTGTGGAGTTCTGGGAAAATCAGGGGCACGACCGGGTGCGGGACTACTGCTCTCACCTCTTGTCATCTGCCGCAGACATGCTCACTATCGCTTTTCACTCACGCAGGGTCGCTCGCCACGCTCCCTTCATGTCGCTGGTGGAGCTACCTGAGAAGCTGCAGGACAGCCTCATCACAGCAACATACATCCAAGACAGCCTCCATGACATCGCCCGAGTCGAGGTGCCAGTTAAACGGATCGAGGGCCGCTACTACCTACGCATCAGCGCCTTTGTTTACAACACCCCTGATGAGTACATCTACCTGCGCGAGGCGGTCTTGTCCGTCGCCGACAAGTGGGTGCAGTCTCCACAACGCAAGCATCTGTATGCGCAACGGCTCTCTTCtcacgcggccgccaccgccacgaaTGACcagctcgctgctgtgccgtgAAACGGGTCCGTTCGTTGTCAAGGTGTCTGCGAAGTCCTTGGCCTGGTCCCCTCTACCACGCGCAACAAGGCGTCCTACTTAGCGTAGGCCATCCTGCCGTGACACACAGAACAAGGAAGCGATGGACACGGTTTGTGAGCCACCACGCGTCCGACTGCTGCAGGGTCGATGCGCCGGTTCATTGTCCGCCTCTAcgcagcgaagcagcagcctGTTCTCGCCATCTCGCCCTTCTTTTCTTGACTGTAGAACCGTTGGCGTGGGCTGAAGCGGGGGGGAGCCAGTGACGGCGTTGTTTTCGAAGCcgtgcggaggcggtgggcgTCGTTATCCTCAACAGATGTCCTGTCGCTGAGGAGTGGTTCTGCCCTTTTGTTgacgtgtgtgtctgtccgCCGGCGTGTGTCTGGGTATGTGTGTTTGCCTACCACACCGGCTCCTTCTATGTTCCTTCTTCTGCTCTGCCGTTCCCCCGTCTCCCGTCTTCTTCTGCGCGACTGCGAAGGCTGAGAGTGAGCAGATGGGCACCGCTCGGTCTGGCACGTATTTCTCTATTCTCTTTTTTTAGCCAATCTGTGCTCTAGTGCTCTTTAGTGTctcgctgcctctctccctgcgtGAGCCACCGGCAGGAGTGCAAGTGACGGGGACGTGGTTGCCTGCTGCATATCGTCGTCGCCCGCCTGGCACGACTTCTCCGTGCTCGTATTGACGTCATGTTGCAGTATCACATCATTCTCCCTCTACCCCCGTGCGCCTGCACCagtgtatgtgcgcgtgcgcgtctcaCAGGCGCCCACCCGTGCACTCCAAATCGAAAAGggaggcgcgtgcgtgtgaaaACGAGGATTGTGTGCCTCTCTGAGTGAAGGCGGACAGTGAGATGGGAGGGTTGAGGGAGACTTCCGAATCCTTGAGCGCTCGTTGGCAGTGATGAGGGGCCGTGCTTTCCTATGCGAGAGGGCTAGAATGTTTCCTTGTGTTGTTTCGTCCTGTTGCATCACTGACACGACACACGCCAGTCAGGAGTGTAGGCTTTTACAAGATATGCACATCTTAATGCATTCGCACGAGCagaaacgcacacacgcaagcacgcgaTGCCACGTTGTGCGGTGCTGTGACAAGATGCACATGTAAGTGGACACCTCCGCTCCAGATAGAAAATTGCGCAGGCCAAGTGCTCTGTGACAACCCACAAGCTCGGACGCCACTGAAAGACCAAGATGCTGGAGGGAGCACGTGCTCATTCGTGTCTCTGGTCGGCTTCTTCCGGCCGTCCTTTTCTTTCCTCATTCCTGTTTCCGCCGCTCACCCTTCTGTTCTCGAAGCCCCACCAGCGCGCTCCCACCCACCGCTCAGCCTCCCTCTTCTGTACTGCGCTCGCGCTTGTCACGTGTGTGTTCTTCTCCCCGACGTATCGGTGCGTTGTCTCTTTCCCTCAACGCCTTTTTCGCCCACATGCTCACTCCTAAAAGGAGAGCCCGCCTTGtccgcgcatgcgcgcgcccATCCCGGTGAGAGGTGAAGGCAGATGGCGTTGCGGGGACGGCGCACGagaagagacagagagaaggcgaTTGGTCaggtgtgtgggggaggggggacggaGGGCGGTAGGCGCTCTTCTTCAGGTACGGAGAACACGATCTACAGCGCCTAATGCGAGGTCACGCGGAGGGTTGTTGAGAAAggagcgacggcggtggaaAGCGGCAGCCCAGCCGCTAATACACACATTCGCATCACCACCCACACTGGAGAAGGGAGGGCAACGCAACCGATTTAACATTTGCATTTGAGAAGCCGGTTCACGGGAAAGCAGTCGCTTCGACGAGTCGATCTTTTGCGCGTGAGGATGCCGTGCGCGGCGATGACGTGCTGCCTTCCGCTGCACTTTGCGTCTTCCCTTCCGGTCTCGAGTTCCTATGCGGAGGTGTTACTCCATCAGCCATCCCCCACGCCTGTGAGTGCGACATCGTTCCTTGAAGCCATGCGGTggacgccacgccgtctcGGCTGCCTGCCCCTTACGATGCGCCATTCCGTCCTTTTACGAGCCACGGCGCCCGCATTGTCCCTCTAGCAACGCGCAGACGTGGGCGGCACCGTTGCTGCCCATTCTAGTGCGCTTCTAGTACTGCCGCACATATGCGAGCCAAGAGACTCGCAGCAAAATGCGGGTGCTCctgtttttttcttcccGCGTGCATATGGGCACATCCCAGTCTCCCCGCTTTGTTCTCCTCTTCAGTGACTGACAAGCCTCCACCCAATTTCTCTCCCCTCGTTGCTCCTTTCTGCCCTTACTCACGTCTGCTCTACACTTTTCCCACTGTCACCGCGTCGTTCTCCCATCGTCAACGCTGCCCTCCTTCTTACTTTTCCGGTTTCATGCGTCGCATCGTTCGACGCACGCATTTTGAATCAACCAGTTCTCGTGAACTCGTTCCTTGgtgccgcctctgccctcctgttatatatatatatatttcgACCTCCGCTCCAACCTCAACAACATCTCACACCCCTTTCCTGTCTTGTCTCTTCCCGTCCAACATGCCTCCGACCAAGGGTGGAAAGCGTCCGATCCCGCTGGGGGGTAAGGGCAAGGGCAAGCGCTCGGCGGGTAAGGCACCCAAGTCAGGCGATGATCAAAAGCGCCGCCACAACCACAAACGCAGCCAGCACTGGGACCTGTACATCCACCGcgctctgcgccgcttcttTAAGCGCGGCACGCTGAGCAAGGCagccgtgcgcgtgctttCTTCCTTTATTGAGGACATGTTCAACCGCATCCAGACCGAGGCCGTCTTTGTCGCCAAGATCAACAAGGTGAAGACTCTGACAGCTCGCGAAATCCAGACGTCGgcccgtctgctgctgccgccggagctggcgaagcaCGCCATGAGCGAGGGCACCAAGGCTGTCGCCAAGTACAACGCTTCCCGCGGGGAGGCGTATGCTCAGGGTGGCATTTAGAGCGTGGCTCCGCTGCAAGCTACGCAAACGTTTGTTTACCCCTTTCGCCTTTACTCTTGCCCTTGTTATGCTGTGCTTATGTAGGCGTGACTCGTCTTCACGCACACGAGTGCCGATGGCGCGTGTGCACCCGTTCTCcatttcttttctttttgtcgCTTACTCTCCTTTCCAGACGCGTCATAGagctgtttttgtttttctttctctgtttTGTTTGGAGTGTGTGCTCCATCGCTGATGTGAAGTGGATGGGGCAGCGAGCGACAACGGTGAGAGGGGCGTGCGGCTCTCTCAGTGAGAcggctgtgcgtgctgtgGTTGATTTCTCTCCTTCTACGTCTTCGCGATTTTTGCGTTTGTGAGAGTGCGTGTTTGGGTtggcctgcgtgtgcgcatcgctTGGTTTTTCTGTTGCTTCGGCGAGCACGCATGCGCTTGCATGGGTGTCTTCGCTTCTGTTCGCGCCGATATCGCTTgcttgctctctcttttttttcgtttcttgcTTCCGACCGGTTTTCTGTGGTTTACTGCTGGATGCTTCTGCGCACGGACGCAGATGCCCGCTTCTCGAGAaagccttttttttttcacacGCGTCATGCAAAGGCGGGCTGCGGTGTACAGCAGATCAGCGTGGAGCTTCTCAACTCAATCGGCGTATCTCGTCTTATACAAATATATGTATGCTcttgtgcgtttgtgtgcgtttcgttgttgttgccgctGTTGTCTTTGCGTGCTGAAGATGAAAGACGAGGGGCTACGGTAAAGCACAGCAGGTATAGATGCTTTAGAGAGCCCTACTCAGGgaacaaccaaaaaaaaagcaacgtctcgccgtctctctccgaTGAAGATTTGTTTACTATCAATGAGGTATGTGTGGCTCACACGAACCATGCCCGTGCTTGCGGCCGGGgggaggtgagggggagggggcagtgCGTTTCTAAGAGCTGCGTTGGTGTCTTGAGCTTACGCTTACTGCGTTGTCAATGAGAGAGCAGAGCTCCGCGAGGCAATGGCGCTGCCGGTCTGCGCCTTCGCTGCCCGTGCCATCACCACCCGGCCGTCGTGCTGATGGGTGAACGGCGTCTCTTCCTCTACAGCTTCCTCTTCTGTATGCCATGCTCGCATCACTCCTTCGCTCATTTCTCTACCGTTCCTGCGTTGCTTCCGAACGCATGGCCACCGTGCTGCATGTGCCGGAGTCCATGACAGCGATCGCGACGGAGGTGGGCGTCGCTACGGGTCGCATGGCACTGTCTTCACTGTCCGCAGTTTTTGCTGTTTTGTTCACGTGTGTAGTGTAGGGAAGCAGTCTGCACCGCTGAAGTGCTGACGAGGGACCACGCGTGTCTTTGGCAACCGTGAGCTGCTTCTCCGTGGCCGTCTCTCGGTGGCACCAAACCGGTACGCATGGGTTTTGTTGCACAGTTGGGAGACTGATTCGGCTGCGTCCGCTATGGTACTCTAGCTTGAATGGTGGTCGCGCAGCCACACCATCGTTGCGAGCACGTCGCTGCTATGCACCCAGTCAAGCTTTTATGCGATGCTCCTGTTGGGCCTCAGCATCTATcctgcggggggggggcagcgaGAGACGGTGCCAGAGGCATAAGAGAAAGGGCACACCGCTAAGCCAGTGGATCTGCCTTCCTCGTCATCTTCTATTCCATCTGCAACGACGCCCTGTTACTTCCGGGGGTATCAGCtgcaccacccaccccgTGCGTCACGCTGCTATAGCTGCGATGTATGTGTTCTCAAGCATCATCGCCACTGCACCCTACACGGCATCGGCGAGCGTGGTCAGCACTGGCTCGTGCAATATCTTCTGTTCGACACTGCACAGCTGTACTCTGGTATAGTTTTTATGGCACTTGTAGCTCACGGCGCCACGCTGGAAAAGGACTGGAGGCGACTGCTTTTTCCGGGCTGGGCCAGTGCGTGGAGCAGCGGAGGCTCTTGACAGCTTGCAAAACAGTGCCACGCTGCGCGTTCGGCTTCACTTGGCTATATGGCGGGAACCATGGGGATCCTCATGATCCCCGTGACGGTCGATACAGGCCGCTACGTACTGCTACCGCTGATGAACACGACATCGGGAGAGGGGCGCACGATGACGGGATTCAGCTGCGCAAGCCTGGGTTGACTACCCGGCACATGTTGGCCGTGCAGGTGTTTGCAAAAATAGCTGAGATGCTGTGTGCTAGTCCGTCCTTGCTGCCCGGAAGAGGAAAGCTGAAGTGTGCAGCGATGCTAGCCAGGGTAGCATTAACACGCAACGCTGTGTTGCGCAGGAGGTCGATGACGTCTATGTGCGTTTCTGCGTCTCCGTGTGCATGCTAGTCTGTGTGTGAGcgcctttctttttctctttcgGCTCACCATTGGTAGTAGAGGATAGTGAGAGGCCCAGCGACGCGTCATGTGCTGTGCAAGCACATCAAAGAACCCCCTCTTGTTCCGTCCTACAGCTTctcgcggcggtggtagTCGACTGAGCAGGTCGCGTTACGCGGCTGGCTGTAGGGCCGAACGCGCATACGAAGGCCGCTATTTCTGTTCCTCCGCCTGGCCGAGTTGCTTCCCTGACAGTAACCTCCGCCCATTCTCTCAGCGGCGCCCTTTTTTGTGTTTGCACTCCTCTGCCTCAGCCAATGGGTCCGCGAGCGCCGcccacctccctccttcgGCCCTTGCTCGTTGCTGATGCCGCTTCGTTTTTTTTATTGGTTGCTGCGGTGCACCGCATTCGGCCAACAGCGCCGCcctcccaccacctccttcaccctctgcttctcctctgtATGTCTCTTCTCTTGTCATTTCCTTCGAAGAGCGCGGACCAGCCTGTCGAGGTCAAGCGCTGGCAGTGGCCGCCTCACTCCCCTTATCGCACCGCTGAGGATGAGCGGAAGAGAGCGACTCACAGGTGTGCCCTTCCCCCCTATCGTCTCTGTGTTTGTTTGctcacgtgtgcgtgggcgtgcgcaTCCGCTCTCTGTGCCACTTCGTCGACTCTTTCGTCTCGTCGAATCGCGCAGTCATGAGCGCGTTTATGGCTGAGGCGCCGATGATGTTGTACTATCAGCGGTGCGATGCACCAGGCGCCCCCAGCAACCCCACCCGTGCCTCAGCGCGCAGTGTCTCCATGAAGGTTCCACCAGCGCTGACTCCAAAGCCGAAGCCGAAGGAGCTGCACTTCCCTGCGGTGGATCCTTCCCTCTACATGCGCCGTCGCAACCCGTCCGGGGAGGCGCTTGGCACgtttcggcggcggcacttgTTTTGCCTCAAGCTTTACTTTAGCACGGATTTTCGTATTGGCGCCATTCCCATGTGCATTACCGTCGTTTTGATCATCGCGAACATGGCGCTGGTGTGGCACCAAGTTGGCTGGCGCGAGTACATTTTTACACTCTTGATGCTGGCAACCACCTTCACGTCGCACTTCCTGACCACCTCGATCGACCCTGGCATCTATCCACGcctgcggcgcggcgaaaAGGACCCGCTAGAGGGCAACGTGCAGCTTGTCTTTTGCAGAGAGTGCCAGctgcgtcgtcctcctcggtgcGCCCACTGCTATCAATGTAACGTATGCGTGCTGGAGCACGACCACCACTGCAGTGTTCTTGGTGGCTGCGTCGGAGTGCGCAACCTGCGCTGGTTCACGTTGTATCTCCTCTCGTGCTGCTCGTCTACGATGATCGGTGTTGTCTGGCTGTCGCGTTATCTTTTCTACGACCTGTTCACGCCTGATTATGAGGAAAACCAGACAGGTCTGAAAGTGCTGCAGACGCCGTACCCAACCATGCAAGGCGGCCGACGGAGCTTCGCACCCGACGAGCACACCGGCTCTCACCTCGCTGCAAttcttgtgctgctgctggatgGAATCGTCGTGATACTGGTGGGGGCGATGTTGTGCATCTACGTTTACCTCACGCTGTCCTCGACCACACGGCGGGAGTCGATGAGAAAGCAAAACTCACTccatgtgctgctgcagccgcgaagAGTGTGGCAAAACTTCAAAAAAGTGCTCAGCCCGCCTCCGTCGTTGCTCGACTCCGACGACCACGCCGATGAGGAGGTGACGAGTCTCATCTGATACAGAGATTGTGAGCGGTGGGTGGAAACGGtacgccccaccccctctgtGGGGCCGAGTTGCGGCACACCTGCGGCAAAGTTGGGGACTGCGCCAAGGACGATGCGCAGATGCGCTGAAAAGGATGCGGCCGTGAAGGGATGCCCTTCTCGCTCTCACGGACGCTTTTCTCGTGGCATCTGAGAGTGAAGTGGGGTGCTGGTAGAGGGTCCCTCAGGCTTGTGCATGTGTTTCTTTCCCGCGCATGCCTCGTTGTAGCACTGAGCAACTGCCGTACCAGCAGGGTAGGGCACGTGTGCCTCCTCACCgtcgcttttttttccctctgCTCCCTTGCcgagagaagaagaggagcagaTTAGTAATGAAACGGCTGCATGAAACACGGACACCTTCTCTCTGTTTGGTACCAAAAGTGTAGGGCGTCGTACCCTCCCCCGGGATGTTCCAGCGCCGCATGAAAATgttggcggtgctgcccttCTTTGCTCGCTggctcttgctctctcccttgcACACGCATAAccttctctcctttcgcATCCGCATGTTGCGTGCCCACTTCCTTTCTCTCGAAactttcctccctctcgctctcttcatcTCTGTTCTTgtcttctttctttctccttttctttttgttgcgCGTCACGGGCTCCTTTGCGCGCCACATCCACCGCCGACACACTCCCCTCGTCACTCATCTACGTGTCCATGACGGCGACAACCGGAAAGCGAACATGCGAGTCTTCGCTGTGGTTTCTGCTATTACTGCCGCCTGATCATCAACATTTTGTCTCGCCCCCGATATTTTCATTCTTCTTTGGCTGCCgtgtctctcttcctctcctctccctgtCGCTtaacgccgctgcctcccgCCTGCGTCGTCTCTTACGACTCTCGCCGTCCTTTGTGCTCCGTGACTGGCTCGGCAGACGCCTTTTCATATTGTGTTTCTCTCCTCGCGGCTCTGCCGCCTGTGAACATACTCATACCTCTCTCCCTGGTGttctccacctcccctcacctgcagctgctccc is a genomic window containing:
- a CDS encoding histone H2B variant, translating into MPPTKGGKRPIPLGGKGKGKRSAGKAPKSGDDQKRRHNHKRSQHWDLYIHRALRRFFKRGTLSKAAVRVLSSFIEDMFNRIQTEAVFVAKINKVKTLTAREIQTSARLLLPPELAKHAMSEGTKAVAKYNASRGEAYAQGGI